A region from the Haliaeetus albicilla chromosome 16, bHalAlb1.1, whole genome shotgun sequence genome encodes:
- the PLEKHG3 gene encoding pleckstrin homology domain-containing family G member 3: MTLVPPERLLLREHGPRLLGCIALLWGKGEANPQISGPQGVRAVPGSGWVLSCLALSVAGIFGVGGCWHPQAWRVRPSGQPQGLSLHREGGVSPPWPQTPPKYAALPPPPDPPCAPPVPGDAGMPVPACLQRPALSPVLEPGRAMEEPAGGGTEPWAEGLRNSNNNASPGGWPGTRGGHPLAPFGGPGAEPSYLGRVVLEIVESERTYARDLRSIVEGYLGKIIDTEEPVLRPEQVSALFGNIEDIYELSSTLLQNLESCASDPVAVAVCFVTRSQEFAIYTQYCNNYPSSVAALAECMRSKPQARFLRECQERLRHALPLGAYLLKPVQRILKYHLLLQEIAKHFEHKSGDDYEVVLEAIDTMTCVAWYINDMKRKHEHAIRQQEIQSLLLGWKGPDLTSYGELVLEGTFRVQRVRHERAVFLFDKTLLITKRRGDHYVYKSHIPCSSLMLIESTRDSLCFSVAHYKHGKQQHSLQAKSVEEKRVWTHHIKRLILENHHAIIPQKAKEAILEMDLFYPPRLPRCSPERLKKSWSCQPLGDIAAEPRQGRRQSEPFQCRDRAETLPDRLHGHTGRRQSEPAKQILRQLGEQGLKHAGSDGALLEAGDPPQHPRSWAATEGVVEEEEEEEEEEEEMEEALGKDYQEELPGARDLPVEPQEEQAEGHPPALEGPKRPSSWGPGSCEKVSAAPQPPPGGPEGPSTHPPAPPQAGSSGEHPEGLGAPEAPSSAGTPVPALPGGEGEPERAAEDLQGLSSEEEEEEEEEGAADSILPPSVLDQASVIAERFGGGGSFSRRSSLALEGPVGRPASRSGSALSLDGSPQLESGEPGGSHSIVPEPEPLTGTRRESLLSSRDRLLLDKIKSYYGQAEHRDAGFSVRRRESLSFIPKGLVRSSVSRLNGLPRPPASPEPPIQPAPGEPEASPAEPEASPEEPCRENGLQPSEPLLIVEEDDLGAGGEGPPAGPPPRLLLTPPHPGTKVYQLARQYSLRIKSRRAGARRAPVQPQEGDPRAGTPSAAVPKDGGLAVSPSPAATRSPSSPSSAEPFAWPDVRELRARFGAPRPPPVSRSRSAPEGPCRGGRPAEKERGSGRSRSAEAGGGSGTPEPAPARHSSDGALWVAAEAPLGSGQRVLVLERLPAPAEPPAYVQIRSPTTREKICLKAVVERCKAYQASEEYRRRCPEPPDAPEPPEPPRHGLVRDLRQKFQTLDAAS, from the exons ATGACGCTGGTCCCGCCGGAGCGCCTCCTCCTCCGGGAGCACGGCCCCCGGCTCCTGGGGTGCATCGCCCTGCTCTGGGGTAAGGGGGAGGCGAATCCCCAAATCTCAGGGCCCCAGGGGGTGAGGGCTGTGCCAGGATCCGGCTGGGTCCTATCCTGCCTGGCCCTATCCGTAGCTGGGATTTTTGGGGTTGGGGGATGCTGGCACCCCCAGGCCTGGAGGGTTCGGCCATCAGGTCAACCCCAGGGGCTCTCCCTCCACCGTGAAGGAGGTGTGAGCCCCCCTTGGCCCCAAACACCCCCTAAGTACGCtgctctccccccacccccagaccCGCCCTGTGCCCCGCCGGTGCCGGGGGATGCCGGCATGCCGGTGCCCGCCTGCCTGCAACGCCCTGCCCTGAGCCCGGTGCTGGAGCCCGGCCGCGCCATGGAGGAGCCGGCTGGCGGCGGGACCGAGCCGTGGGCTGAGGGGCTGcgcaacagcaacaacaacgCTTCTCCCGGGGGGTGGCCGGGAACCCGTGGTGGGCACCCCCTGGCACCTTtcggcggccccggggccgaGCCCAGCTACCTGGGGCGGGTGGTGCTGGAGATCGTGGAGTCGGAGCGCACTTATGCCCGCGACCTGCGCAGCATCGTGGAG GGTTACCTGGGCAAGATCATTGACACGGAGGAGCCGGTGCTGCGGCCAGAGCAGGTCAGCGCGCTCTTCGGCAACATCGAGGACATCTACGAGCTCAGCAG CACCCTGCTGCAAAACCTGGAGAGCTGCGCCAGCGACCCCGTGGCCGTGGCCGTCTGCTTCGTCACCCGG AGCCAGGAGTTTGCCATCTACACTCAGTACTGCAACAACTACCCCAG CTCAGTGGCGGCGCTGGCCGAGTGCATGAGGAGCAAGCCGCAGGCTCGGTTCCTCCGCGAGTGCCAGGAGCGGCTGCGGCACGCGTTGCCCCTCGGCGCCTACCTGCTCAAGCCCGTCCAGAGGATCCTCAAGTACCACCTGCTGCTCCAG GAGATTGCCAAGCACTTTGAGCACAAGTCAGGGGATGACTACGAAGTGGTGCTGGAAGCCATTGACACCATGACCTGCGTCGCCTGGTACATCAACGACATGAAGCGCAAGCACGAGCACGCCATCCGCCAGCAG GAGATCCAGTCACTGCTgctgggttggaaggggccgGACCTGACCAGCTACGGGGAGCTGGTGCTGGAGGGCACCTTCCGAGTGCAGCGGGTGCGCCATGAGCGCGCCGTCTTCCTCTTCGACAAGACCCTCCTCATTACCAAGCGCCGCGGTGACCACTACGTCTACAAGAGCCACATCCcg TGCTCCTCGCTGATGCTGATCGAGAGCACGCGGGACTCACTCTGCTTCAGCGTGGCTCACTACAAGCATggcaagcagcagcacagcctgcag GCCAAGAGCGTAGAGGAGAAGCGTGTGTGGACCCACCACATCAAGCGGCTTATCCTGGAGAACCACCATGCCATCATCCCCCAGAAG GCTAAGGAAGCCATCCTGGAGATGGACTTGTTCT ACCCCCCGCGCCTGCCCCGCTGCAGCCCCGAGCGCCTGAAGAAGAGCTGGTCCTGCCAGCCCCTGGGCGACATCGCCGCCGAACCGCGGCAGGGCCGCCGGCAGTCCG AGCCCTTCCAGTGCCGGGACCGTGCAGAGACGCTGCCAGATCGGCTGCACGGGCACACGGGGCGCAGGCAGTCAG AGCCTGCCAAGCAGATCCTGCGGCAGCTGGGCGAGCAAG GGCTCAAG CACGCTGGAAGCGACGGGGCTCTCCTGGAGgcaggggaccccccccagcaccccagatCCTGGGCGGCTACTGAGGGAgtggtggaggaggaagaggaggaggaggaagaagaggaagagatggAGGAGGCTTTGGGCAAGGACTACCAGGAGGAGCTGCCGGGGGCCAGGGACCTGCCGGTGGAACCCCAGGAGGAGCAG gCTGAGGGGCACCCACCAGCACTGGAGGGACCCAAGCGGCCAAGCAGCTGGGGGCCGGGGAGCTGCGAGAAGGTCAgtgcagccccgcagcccccgcccggGGGTCCCGAAGGACCCAGCACCCACCCGCCCGCTCCTCCGCAGGCCGGCAGCTCCGGGGAGCACcctgaggggctgggggcacccgAAGCCCCGTCCTCGGCGGGGACCCCGGTACCGGCGCTGcctggcggggagggggagccgGAGCGTGCTGCAGAGGATTTGCAGGGGCTGagcagcgaggaggaggaggaggaggaagaagaaggagctgCCGACAGCATCCTGCCGCCTTCGGTGCTGGACCAGGCCAGCGTCATCGCCGAACGcttcggcggcggcggcagcttCTCCCGCCGCAGCAGCCTGGCGCTGGAGGGGCCGGTGGGACGGCCGGCCAGCCGCAGCGGCAGCGCCCTCAGCCTGGATGGCAGTCCCCAGCTTGAGAGCGGGGAGCCCGGGGGCTCCCACAGCATCGTCCCCGAGCCCGAGCCCCTCACCGGAACCCGCCGGGAGTCGCTGCTTTCCAGCCGGGACCGCTTGCTCCTCGATAAGATCAAGAGCTACTACGGTCAGGCCGAACACCGGGACGCCGGCTTCAGTGTCCGCCGCCGCGAGAGCCTCTCCTTCATCCCGAAGGGGCTGGTGCGAAGCTCCGTCTCCCGCCTCAACGgcctcccccggcccccggcAAGCCCCGAGCCCCCCATCCAGCCCGCACCGGGGGAGCCCGAGGCGTCACCGGCGGAGCCCGAGGCGTCACCGGAGGAGCCGTGCCGGGAGAATGGGCTGCAGCCCTCTGAGCCGCTGCTCATCGTGGAGGAGGACGACCTGGGCGCTGGGGGCGAGGGTCCGCCGGCCGGACCACCGCCGCGGTTGCTGTTGACCCCCCCGCACCCCGGCACCAAGGTGTACCAGCTGGCGCGGCAATACAGCCTCCGCATCAAGAGCCGCCGCGCCGGTGCCCGACGCGCCCCGGTGCAGCCGCAAGAGGGGGACCCACGTGCCGGCACCCCCTCGGCGGCTGTGCCGAAAGACGGGGGGCTGGCGgtgtccccctccccggctgccacccgcagcccctccagccccagcagcgcCGAGCCCTTTGCTTGGCCCGACGTGCGGGAGCTTCGCGCCCGTTTCGGCGCCCCGCGGCCCCCGCCGGTGAGCCGCAGCCGCTCGGCACCCGAGGGGCCGTGCCGGGGTGGTCGGCCGGCCGAAAAGGAGCGGGGCAGCGGACGGAGCCGGAGCGCCGAGGCGGGCGGGGGGTCCGGCACCCCTGAGCCGGCGCCGGCGCGGCACAGCAGCGACGGGGCACTCTGGGTGGCGGCGGAGGCCCCTCTGGGCTCCGGGCAGCgggtgctggtgctggagcGGCTGCCGgcccccgccgagccccccGCCTACGTGCAGATCCGCTCGCCCACCACCCGGGAGAAGATCTGCTTGAAGGCGGTGGTGGAGCGCTGCAAAGCCTACCAGGCCTCCGAGGAGTACCGGCGGCGCTGCCCCGAGCCCCCCGACGCCCCTGAGCCCCCCGAACCCCCTCGCCACGGCCTCGTCAGGGACCTGCGGCAGAAATTTCAGACCCTCGACGCCGCCAGCTAG